In Ruminococcaceae bacterium BL-6, a genomic segment contains:
- a CDS encoding conserved protein of unknown function (Evidence 4 : Unknown function but conserved in other organisms): MDFLNILPIVSNTTIEVISLKKIISLVVCTAVILAGFAFLTEYNLQTKNNAIPQNIENRPYSTSNGESSQEDVSRPVMTNRGDTYVMRTYEGKIGIFKNEDSTPFQVIEVEVASLPETDRLLLENGISFTDVSKLRQAIEDYES, from the coding sequence ATGGACTTTTTGAATATTTTGCCAATTGTTTCTAATACTACAATTGAGGTGATTTCTTTGAAAAAGATTATAAGCCTTGTGGTCTGCACCGCCGTGATCCTTGCGGGCTTTGCCTTTCTGACGGAATACAATCTGCAAACAAAAAATAATGCCATCCCTCAAAATATAGAAAACCGGCCTTATTCTACCTCAAATGGGGAATCAAGTCAAGAAGATGTCAGCCGGCCGGTGATGACAAACCGGGGAGACACCTATGTCATGAGAACGTACGAGGGAAAGATCGGAATCTTCAAAAATGAGGACAGCACCCCGTTTCAGGTGATAGAGGTGGAAGTCGCTTCGCTTCCGGAAACGGACCGGCTTCTTTTGGAAAACGGAATCTCGTTCACCGACGTTTCCAAGCTGAGGCAGGCGATCGAGGATTATGAAAGCTGA
- a CDS encoding ACT domain-containing protein, whose protein sequence is MKGSTFFLVDKKVLPKVYSKVVEAKQYLTNSEASSTSEAVRMAGISRSVFYKYKDSVYPYNPETTNRMITVQVVLYDRPGVLMALVSQFYGFGANILTINQNIPINGKALVSISARIDDMVGSVHELLELLKSVDGVRTIENISDQ, encoded by the coding sequence ATGAAGGGTTCAACTTTTTTTCTGGTGGATAAAAAGGTTTTGCCGAAGGTTTATTCCAAGGTGGTCGAGGCAAAGCAATATCTCACGAATTCCGAGGCTTCCAGTACGTCGGAAGCAGTCAGAATGGCCGGAATTTCCAGAAGCGTGTTCTATAAATACAAGGACTCGGTCTACCCGTACAATCCGGAAACCACCAACCGAATGATCACCGTGCAGGTGGTGCTGTACGACAGGCCCGGCGTGCTGATGGCCCTTGTTTCGCAGTTTTACGGTTTTGGGGCGAATATTCTGACCATCAATCAGAACATTCCCATCAACGGAAAGGCGCTGGTCTCTATTTCCGCCCGGATCGACGACATGGTCGGCTCCGTCCACGAGCTGCTGGAGCTGCTGAAAAGCGTGGATGGGGTTCGGACGATTGAAAATATTTCCGATCAGTGA
- the epsC gene encoding putative polysaccharide biosynthesis protein EpsC (Evidence 3 : Putative function from multiple computational evidences), producing MKNKRPNLYHALPQILIDIACVYFSYWFAFVLRLDNNIPFEYVKAFHEFMPFGVAVCLAVFAIAKFYSTMWQFASLDELLQIFFGTMAAGLIILILGYTVLPLRFPLTVYAIGALLLLFLVGFSRFSFRLARRARKKNRSARDGQAEFHRVMIIGAGETGSMIIKEMKNAPETMGIPVVAIDDNNAKRGIRIHGVRVAGGRESIEKNAVRYNVDQILLAIPSTKKKDLQDILEICSRTGCQLKTVPDLSEILENGMETVPIRDVEITDLLGRDEIELNIEEISGYLQGKTVLVTGGGGSIGSELCRQIAYFNPKKLIIFDIYENNAYDLQNELLMRFKKLNLEVLIGSVRDEGRVNRVFEVCRPDVVFHAAAHKHVPLMELSPGEAVKNNVFGTLNVAKAADRYGVNRMVLISTDKAVNPTNVMGATKRICELIIQYFSRHSKTEFAAVRFGNVLGSNGSVIPLFKKQIASGGPVTVTHPDIIRYFMTIPEAARLVIQAGGMAKGGEIFVLDMGQPVKIVDLARNLIRLSGYEPDVDIKIVYTGLRPGEKLYEELLLDSEGGCKKTSHELIYIGTPIKFNEETFLSELEELRDCAGADNVKMMSVIHRLVPTYSGHAEKSDALAEQQ from the coding sequence ATGAAAAATAAAAGACCGAATTTATATCATGCCTTACCTCAGATTTTGATCGATATTGCGTGCGTTTACTTCAGCTATTGGTTTGCGTTCGTTTTGCGGCTGGATAATAATATTCCGTTTGAATATGTCAAAGCGTTCCACGAGTTTATGCCGTTCGGCGTGGCGGTCTGCCTTGCGGTGTTCGCGATTGCGAAGTTTTACAGCACCATGTGGCAGTTCGCCAGCCTGGACGAGCTTCTGCAGATCTTTTTCGGCACGATGGCCGCCGGCCTGATCATTCTGATCTTGGGCTACACGGTGCTGCCGCTTCGTTTCCCGCTGACCGTTTACGCCATAGGCGCCCTGCTCCTTCTTTTTCTCGTCGGCTTCTCGCGGTTCAGCTTCCGGCTGGCCCGGCGCGCCCGGAAAAAGAACCGTTCGGCGCGTGACGGCCAGGCGGAATTCCACCGCGTGATGATCATCGGCGCGGGCGAGACCGGCTCCATGATCATCAAGGAAATGAAAAACGCGCCGGAAACCATGGGGATTCCGGTGGTGGCGATCGACGACAACAACGCCAAGCGCGGGATTCGCATCCACGGGGTGAGAGTGGCCGGGGGCCGGGAAAGCATCGAAAAGAACGCGGTGCGCTACAACGTCGATCAGATCCTTCTGGCGATCCCATCCACCAAGAAGAAGGATCTTCAGGATATTCTGGAGATCTGTTCCCGCACGGGCTGCCAGCTCAAAACCGTTCCGGATCTGAGCGAAATCCTGGAAAACGGGATGGAAACCGTGCCGATTCGCGACGTGGAGATCACCGACCTGCTCGGCCGGGACGAAATCGAGCTGAACATCGAAGAGATCAGCGGATACCTGCAGGGAAAAACCGTTCTGGTGACGGGCGGGGGCGGTTCCATCGGCTCCGAGCTCTGCCGGCAGATCGCTTACTTCAACCCCAAAAAGCTGATTATTTTCGATATTTACGAAAATAACGCGTATGATCTTCAGAACGAGCTTCTGATGCGCTTTAAAAAACTGAATCTCGAGGTCCTGATCGGCTCGGTGCGCGACGAGGGCCGTGTCAACCGCGTGTTCGAGGTCTGCAGGCCGGATGTGGTGTTCCATGCGGCGGCGCACAAGCATGTCCCGCTGATGGAGCTGAGCCCCGGGGAAGCCGTGAAAAACAACGTGTTCGGCACGTTGAACGTGGCGAAGGCCGCCGACCGTTACGGCGTGAACCGGATGGTTCTGATCTCCACCGACAAGGCGGTCAATCCCACGAACGTGATGGGCGCGACCAAACGGATCTGCGAGCTGATCATCCAGTATTTCAGCAGGCACAGCAAAACGGAATTTGCGGCGGTGCGCTTCGGCAATGTGCTGGGCAGCAACGGCAGCGTGATTCCGCTGTTCAAAAAGCAGATCGCTTCGGGCGGACCCGTCACCGTGACGCATCCGGACATCATCCGCTATTTCATGACGATTCCCGAGGCGGCAAGGCTCGTGATCCAGGCCGGGGGAATGGCAAAGGGCGGCGAGATTTTCGTTCTGGATATGGGACAGCCCGTCAAGATCGTCGATCTGGCGCGCAATCTGATCCGCCTTTCCGGCTATGAGCCGGATGTCGATATCAAAATCGTGTACACGGGCCTGCGCCCGGGCGAAAAACTCTATGAGGAACTGCTTCTGGACAGCGAGGGAGGATGCAAAAAAACTTCCCACGAGCTGATCTATATCGGCACGCCGATCAAGTTCAATGAAGAGACCTTCTTGAGCGAGCTCGAGGAGCTTCGCGACTGCGCGGGCGCCGACAACGTCAAAATGATGTCGGTCATCCACCGCCTTGTGCCCACTTACAGCGGCCACGCGGAAAAAAGCGATGCGCTCGCCGAACAGCAGTAA
- a CDS encoding Cell wall hydrolase encodes MPYDNRELFARLIKCEAGGEGDDGMNAVASLVMNRTNVPYGEFFRVSQGGNLRNIIEQPGQFTCMMTTVGGQYNPQNVYNMDPEEIHYQIADSVIAGSRMAAVGNSLFYFNPYNPNCPQYFPPGGVGSFFNRIHQHCFYAPTQKYRDT; translated from the coding sequence ATGCCATATGATAACAGAGAACTTTTTGCAAGGCTGATCAAATGCGAGGCCGGCGGCGAAGGCGACGACGGCATGAACGCGGTCGCCTCTCTGGTGATGAACCGCACGAACGTCCCTTACGGAGAATTTTTCCGGGTGAGCCAGGGCGGAAACCTGCGCAATATCATCGAACAGCCGGGCCAGTTTACCTGCATGATGACGACCGTGGGAGGACAGTACAATCCGCAGAACGTCTACAATATGGATCCGGAAGAAATTCATTATCAGATTGCCGACAGCGTGATCGCCGGCAGCAGAATGGCCGCCGTCGGCAACAGCCTGTTCTATTTTAATCCTTACAATCCGAACTGCCCTCAGTATTTTCCGCCAGGCGGGGTGGGATCGTTTTTCAACCGCATCCATCAGCACTGCTTTTACGCGCCCACGCAAAAATACCGTGACACTTGA
- a CDS encoding Homoserine dehydrogenase → MVQIAVMGYGVVGSGVVEVLKNHAENIAKRAREEIRIKYILDLRDFPDAPFADRFTKSFDDIVNDPEVRIVVEVMGGLNPAYDYVRRCLLAGKSVVTSNKELVAAKGAQLLALAQKMNLNFLFEASVGGGIPIIRPISQCLAANDLIGIAGILNGTTNFILTKMIREQMDFGEALALAQKLGYAEHDPSADVEGLDACRKICILASLAFGRHVYPEQVHTEGITGISLPDVEYAGVWGGVIKLIGRVKMMENGQIQIIVCPMFISRESQLANVDDVFNGIMVRGDSTGDVVFYGKGAGKLPTASAVVADVIDCVKHFKARKYLFWEDGSPDYVQDYLSDKVSFYVRAAADDPEEALKDADSVFGGVTRLVRKKAPKNEFAFVADQMPERDFLKKLEELDGVTVASRIRIADF, encoded by the coding sequence ATGGTACAAATAGCAGTGATGGGTTATGGGGTGGTTGGCTCCGGCGTGGTGGAAGTTTTGAAGAACCATGCTGAAAATATTGCCAAACGTGCCAGGGAAGAAATCCGGATCAAATACATTTTGGATCTCCGTGATTTTCCGGACGCTCCGTTCGCGGACCGTTTTACCAAGTCGTTCGACGACATTGTGAACGACCCGGAGGTCCGGATCGTGGTCGAAGTGATGGGCGGGCTGAATCCCGCATATGATTATGTGCGCCGCTGTCTGCTGGCGGGCAAAAGCGTGGTGACGTCCAACAAGGAGCTGGTCGCCGCAAAAGGCGCGCAGCTTCTGGCGCTCGCGCAGAAGATGAACCTGAATTTCCTGTTCGAGGCGAGCGTCGGCGGCGGAATCCCGATCATCCGCCCCATCAGCCAGTGCCTTGCCGCGAACGACCTGATCGGGATCGCCGGCATCCTGAACGGCACGACGAATTTTATCCTGACCAAGATGATCCGCGAGCAGATGGATTTCGGCGAGGCGCTTGCGCTGGCGCAGAAGCTCGGCTATGCCGAGCACGACCCTTCGGCCGATGTCGAAGGGCTGGACGCCTGCCGGAAAATCTGCATTTTGGCTTCGCTGGCGTTCGGCCGCCACGTTTATCCCGAACAGGTACATACCGAGGGGATCACGGGCATCTCGCTTCCCGACGTCGAATATGCCGGGGTGTGGGGCGGTGTCATCAAGCTGATCGGCCGCGTGAAGATGATGGAAAACGGCCAGATCCAGATCATTGTGTGCCCGATGTTTATTTCCCGGGAAAGCCAGCTTGCCAATGTGGACGACGTGTTCAACGGCATCATGGTGCGCGGCGACTCCACCGGCGACGTGGTGTTCTACGGGAAAGGCGCGGGGAAGCTCCCCACCGCCAGCGCCGTTGTGGCCGACGTCATCGACTGCGTCAAGCATTTCAAGGCGCGCAAATATCTGTTCTGGGAGGACGGCTCCCCGGATTATGTTCAGGATTACCTTTCCGACAAGGTCTCGTTCTACGTCCGCGCGGCGGCGGACGACCCCGAAGAGGCGCTGAAGGACGCGGATTCCGTTTTCGGCGGGGTCACCCGTCTGGTTCGGAAAAAGGCGCCGAAAAACGAATTTGCCTTTGTGGCGGATCAGATGCCCGAGCGGGATTTCCTGAAAAAACTGGAGGAGCTGGACGGAGTGACCGTCGCTTCCAGGATCAGGATCGCGGATTTTTAA
- a CDS encoding Rod shape-determining protein MreC gives MNNTNPAYSAVYNNPYFVGGCPSCGSPAAGGWNPQKPSAPQSIPGQPAASQPAAQQTPFSAGFPSPQGGMAFPQSGTAQQGTAIQQGAVAQQGTAIIPSVPAAPPAAGAAGGDMSPITDLTQPMPMTVESLQYLNGFMRTQIGRKVLVQFLLGTNTLTDRSGTLLGVGSNYILINETDTDDLLACDFYNIKFVRFYY, from the coding sequence ATGAACAACACAAATCCGGCTTACAGCGCCGTTTATAACAATCCCTATTTTGTGGGCGGATGTCCTTCCTGCGGCTCCCCGGCGGCGGGAGGCTGGAATCCGCAGAAGCCGTCTGCGCCCCAATCCATACCGGGCCAGCCGGCGGCATCCCAGCCCGCGGCGCAGCAGACGCCGTTTTCCGCAGGCTTTCCGTCCCCACAGGGCGGGATGGCTTTCCCGCAAAGCGGCACCGCCCAGCAAGGCACCGCCATTCAACAAGGCGCCGTTGCTCAGCAAGGCACCGCCATCATTCCGTCCGTCCCCGCCGCGCCGCCCGCTGCGGGCGCAGCAGGAGGAGACATGTCCCCCATTACCGACCTGACCCAGCCGATGCCCATGACCGTGGAAAGCCTTCAGTATCTGAACGGCTTTATGCGCACCCAGATCGGAAGAAAAGTGCTGGTCCAGTTCCTGCTGGGGACCAACACCCTGACCGACCGCTCCGGAACGCTTCTGGGTGTCGGCTCAAACTATATCCTGATCAACGAAACCGATACCGACGATCTTCTCGCCTGCGATTTTTACAACATCAAATTCGTGCGTTTTTACTATTGA
- the thrB gene encoding Homoserine kinase: MMRIQVPATSANLGSGFDTLGIALTLYNQVWMEESDALDISCRDSVQVPTDENNLIFWAARYLFQQCGRTLKGMKIIQENNIPMARGLGSSSACIVAGILGANRILGNPLSRGELIDLAAKIEGHPDNTTPAILGGLVTSAIEKEHVYSVSVPVSDKIRFALFIPPFELKTEKARSVLPAQYSRQDAVYNLSRSALMTASLFSGKIENLRVAVQDKIHQPYRFGLIEHCGEVFQLGGELGSLGTYISGAGPTIIAMIPAQSADGFAQRALERMEERGIPGWKVEIRSANDSGAEIISE, translated from the coding sequence ATGATGCGCATACAGGTCCCGGCGACCAGCGCGAACCTCGGTTCCGGATTCGACACGCTGGGGATCGCCCTGACCTTATACAATCAGGTCTGGATGGAAGAAAGCGACGCGCTCGATATTTCCTGCCGCGATTCCGTCCAGGTGCCAACGGATGAGAACAATCTGATTTTCTGGGCCGCGAGATATCTTTTTCAGCAGTGCGGCCGCACGCTGAAGGGGATGAAAATCATCCAGGAAAACAACATCCCGATGGCGCGCGGCCTCGGCAGCAGCTCCGCCTGCATCGTGGCGGGGATCCTGGGGGCCAACCGGATTTTGGGGAATCCCCTTTCCCGCGGGGAGCTGATCGATCTGGCGGCCAAAATCGAAGGCCACCCGGACAACACGACTCCGGCCATCCTGGGGGGGCTTGTCACCTCCGCCATCGAGAAGGAGCACGTCTACAGCGTCAGCGTCCCCGTTTCGGATAAGATCCGCTTCGCGCTGTTTATCCCGCCGTTCGAGCTGAAAACGGAAAAGGCGCGCTCTGTGCTGCCCGCGCAGTATTCCAGGCAGGATGCGGTTTATAATCTTTCCCGGTCGGCACTGATGACAGCGTCGCTGTTTTCCGGAAAGATTGAAAACCTGCGGGTCGCGGTGCAGGATAAAATCCATCAGCCGTACCGTTTTGGCCTGATCGAACACTGCGGCGAGGTTTTTCAGCTCGGCGGGGAGCTCGGCTCCCTCGGTACCTACATCAGCGGCGCCGGGCCGACCATCATCGCGATGATTCCGGCGCAGTCGGCGGATGGCTTCGCGCAGCGGGCGCTTGAGCGGATGGAAGAGCGGGGGATCCCGGGCTGGAAGGTCGAAATCAGAAGCGCGAATGATTCCGGGGCGGAAATCATTTCAGAATAA
- a CDS encoding Multimodular transpeptidase-transglycosylase gives MRKTDINKYVGTPGMDRPDSGRSAAACAGRMALKALFTAFLVLAIAGTIVLISMISFLVGLRDESIKMDLNNLKLNYTSFIYVNDENGNPVEYQRLHSSENRIWVDYSKIPENMKNAMIAIEDKRFKDHHGVDWIRTFGAVTTLFTKGGSYGGSTITQQLVKNITGDREVSLTRKIKEIFRAINLDQRYSKEEILEAYLNVVNFGSGCQGVQTAANLYFGKDISQCDLAECAAIAGITQNPYKYTPLSFPENNKVRQQLVLDQMLEQKMISKSEYDSAVKESGHMKFVGKKEDDIATDTPVWNWYIDAMFEDVVSDLQSTLGISEDKATDMMYHGGLKIYSAMDQNAQSIAESVINGKSMPYDKKIQTGYLMMDYSGRVLATVGRRGEKTGNRLLSYATDSQRQPGSSIKPIAVYGPAIDMGRINYSSILPDEPLPNYFGPGKPGPNNWYKGYYGTMTVQRALEISANAPAVQLCNMISPTTSFQFLTEKLHFTHLNPKTDGMQLAAMALGGMNGGVTVREMTAAFQIFGNGGKFYAPYTYYYVEDHDGNVILDNRDKEGSQVIKSTTATIVHRLLRQVVYGSEGTGSGAAVSGWDVYGKTGTTDEDRDSWFVGGTPYAVAGIWTGYETPKTLSNSNTAWAKKIWKNIMTQYLKGKEKLSFQYDPNVISAAYCTDNGKLANENFPSVKTGWYERGNLPSLDDRKTSVSGGTGPEDGNSSDIGASQIDPQQPGDGQNQSQPASQGGQENSGTQQDPGFTDPFERGRDGTQITPAPGTRAAGKQKRS, from the coding sequence GTGAGAAAGACGGATATTAATAAATATGTTGGCACACCTGGGATGGACCGTCCCGATTCCGGGAGGTCGGCCGCGGCTTGTGCGGGGCGCATGGCCCTGAAAGCCCTTTTCACCGCATTTTTGGTCCTGGCGATTGCCGGGACGATCGTTTTGATTTCTATGATTTCCTTTCTCGTGGGGCTCAGGGATGAGTCCATCAAGATGGACCTGAACAATCTGAAGCTGAATTACACGAGCTTTATCTATGTCAACGACGAAAACGGGAATCCGGTGGAATATCAGCGGCTGCACAGCTCTGAAAACAGAATCTGGGTGGATTATTCCAAAATCCCGGAAAACATGAAAAACGCCATGATCGCGATTGAAGACAAGCGCTTCAAGGACCATCACGGGGTGGACTGGATCAGAACGTTCGGCGCCGTGACCACCCTGTTCACCAAAGGGGGAAGCTACGGCGGCTCCACCATCACCCAGCAGCTCGTCAAGAACATTACCGGCGACCGGGAAGTGAGCCTGACGAGAAAGATCAAGGAAATTTTCCGTGCGATCAATCTGGATCAGCGGTACTCGAAGGAAGAGATTCTGGAAGCATACCTGAACGTCGTCAATTTCGGCAGCGGATGCCAGGGGGTGCAGACCGCGGCGAACCTTTATTTCGGGAAGGACATCAGCCAGTGCGATCTGGCGGAATGCGCGGCGATCGCCGGCATTACCCAGAATCCTTACAAGTACACGCCCCTCTCTTTTCCGGAAAACAACAAGGTGCGCCAGCAGCTTGTTCTGGATCAGATGCTGGAACAGAAGATGATCAGCAAAAGTGAGTATGATTCCGCGGTAAAGGAATCGGGGCATATGAAATTCGTCGGAAAAAAAGAGGACGACATCGCGACCGACACGCCGGTCTGGAACTGGTACATCGACGCGATGTTTGAGGATGTGGTCTCCGACCTTCAGTCCACGCTCGGAATTTCCGAGGACAAAGCGACGGATATGATGTACCACGGCGGCCTGAAAATTTATTCCGCCATGGATCAGAACGCGCAGAGCATCGCCGAATCGGTCATCAACGGCAAGTCGATGCCGTATGACAAGAAGATTCAAACCGGCTACCTGATGATGGATTACAGCGGGCGAGTCCTGGCCACGGTGGGAAGGCGCGGCGAAAAAACGGGCAACCGCCTTTTGAGCTATGCGACGGACAGCCAGCGGCAGCCGGGCTCCTCGATCAAGCCGATCGCCGTTTACGGCCCCGCCATCGACATGGGGAGAATCAATTATTCGTCGATTCTTCCCGATGAGCCGCTCCCCAACTATTTCGGCCCCGGAAAACCGGGCCCCAACAACTGGTACAAAGGGTATTACGGAACCATGACGGTTCAGCGTGCGCTGGAGATTTCCGCGAACGCGCCAGCCGTGCAGCTCTGCAACATGATTTCCCCCACCACATCGTTTCAGTTTCTGACGGAAAAGCTCCATTTCACCCACCTGAACCCCAAAACGGATGGCATGCAGCTTGCAGCCATGGCGCTGGGCGGCATGAACGGCGGCGTCACCGTGCGGGAAATGACCGCCGCGTTCCAGATCTTCGGCAACGGGGGAAAATTCTACGCCCCCTATACTTATTATTATGTGGAGGACCACGACGGAAACGTGATTCTGGACAACCGCGACAAGGAGGGTTCCCAGGTGATCAAATCCACGACGGCCACTATCGTGCACAGGCTGCTGCGCCAGGTGGTTTACGGCTCGGAGGGAACGGGCAGCGGAGCCGCCGTCAGCGGCTGGGACGTTTACGGAAAAACCGGCACGACCGACGAAGACAGGGACAGCTGGTTTGTCGGCGGCACCCCGTACGCTGTGGCGGGGATCTGGACCGGCTATGAAACCCCAAAAACCCTTTCCAACAGCAATACGGCCTGGGCGAAAAAAATCTGGAAGAATATCATGACCCAGTACTTAAAGGGCAAGGAAAAGCTCAGCTTTCAGTACGACCCGAATGTCATATCGGCCGCTTACTGCACCGACAACGGAAAGCTCGCCAACGAAAATTTCCCCTCTGTGAAAACGGGATGGTACGAGCGCGGAAATCTTCCATCGCTCGACGACCGGAAAACTTCCGTTTCCGGCGGCACCGGGCCCGAGGATGGAAACTCCTCTGACATCGGAGCTTCTCAGATCGATCCGCAGCAGCCGGGAGACGGGCAGAATCAGTCCCAGCCCGCATCCCAGGGAGGTCAGGAAAATTCCGGGACGCAGCAGGATCCCGGTTTTACCGACCCGTTCGAACGCGGGAGGGACGGCACGCAGATCACCCCCGCGCCCGGGACGAGAGCGGCGGGAAAACAGAAGCGGTCCTGA
- the ask gene encoding Aspartokinase, translated as MSLIVQKFGGSSVADARRLLNVADIVTKTYEQGNDVVVVVSAQGDTTDDLIEKAKEVNPRPSKREMDMLLSAGEQMSASLLAMTIEKLGFPVVSLLGWQAGFVTDSAYGSARIERVKPDRIKKELDKRNIVVVTGFQGVNRYNDVTTLGRGGSDTSAVAIAAVMHADLCQIYTDVEGVYTADPRKVKNAKKIDVISYDEMLELASLGAQVLNNRSVEMAKKYNIEMEVLSSLSRVPGTIVKEAKKMEKMLISGIAKDDKVARVSVIGVPDRPGLAFKVFSKLSANNINVDIILQSIGRNGTKDISFTVSQDNLAATMEILTPYVDLLGATSAVFDENVAKVSIVGAGMETHPGVAATMFEALYDANINIQMISTSEIKISVLIDRKDADKAVVTVHNKFFNEDMQR; from the coding sequence ATGAGCTTGATCGTTCAGAAATTCGGGGGCAGTTCGGTTGCGGATGCCAGGCGGCTTCTCAATGTCGCGGATATTGTCACAAAGACTTATGAGCAGGGGAACGACGTTGTGGTCGTCGTCTCGGCCCAGGGGGACACGACGGATGACTTGATTGAAAAGGCAAAGGAGGTCAACCCCAGGCCTTCCAAGCGGGAGATGGATATGCTGCTTTCCGCCGGCGAGCAGATGTCCGCGAGCCTTCTCGCCATGACGATCGAAAAGCTCGGCTTTCCGGTCGTGTCGCTGCTGGGGTGGCAGGCGGGCTTTGTCACGGATTCCGCCTACGGCTCGGCGCGCATCGAGCGGGTGAAGCCCGATCGTATCAAAAAGGAACTGGATAAGCGCAATATCGTCGTCGTCACGGGCTTTCAGGGCGTCAACCGCTACAACGACGTGACGACGCTGGGGCGCGGCGGCTCCGATACCAGCGCCGTCGCGATCGCCGCGGTGATGCACGCGGATCTGTGCCAGATTTACACCGACGTGGAAGGCGTTTACACCGCCGACCCGAGAAAGGTGAAGAACGCGAAAAAGATCGACGTGATTTCCTACGACGAGATGCTGGAGCTTGCGTCGCTGGGCGCGCAGGTCCTGAATAACCGCTCCGTGGAGATGGCTAAGAAGTACAACATCGAGATGGAGGTTCTTTCCAGCCTGTCCAGGGTCCCGGGCACGATTGTGAAGGAGGCTAAAAAAATGGAGAAAATGTTAATCAGCGGGATTGCAAAAGACGACAAAGTGGCGCGGGTATCCGTCATCGGCGTCCCCGACCGGCCGGGCCTTGCGTTTAAGGTCTTTTCCAAGCTTTCCGCCAACAACATCAATGTCGATATCATTCTTCAGTCCATCGGCAGAAACGGAACGAAGGATATCAGCTTCACCGTTTCCCAGGACAATCTTGCGGCGACGATGGAAATCCTGACCCCGTATGTGGACCTTCTGGGCGCGACCAGCGCGGTTTTCGACGAGAATGTCGCGAAGGTCTCCATCGTCGGCGCAGGGATGGAAACGCATCCCGGCGTTGCCGCGACGATGTTCGAAGCCCTTTACGATGCGAACATCAACATCCAGATGATCTCCACCAGCGAAATCAAGATTTCCGTGCTGATCGACCGGAAGGACGCCGATAAGGCGGTCGTTACCGTCCATAACAAGTTTTTCAATGAAGACATGCAGCGGTGA
- the sspC gene encoding Small, acid-soluble spore protein C2, which translates to MASSNKSVVPQAREALDRFKMEAASDVGVNLKQGYNGDLTSKQAGSIGGQMVKKMIEKYEQDMK; encoded by the coding sequence ATGGCTAGTAGCAATAAGAGTGTAGTTCCTCAGGCCCGTGAGGCTCTTGATCGGTTTAAGATGGAAGCTGCCAGCGATGTCGGCGTGAACCTGAAGCAGGGATACAACGGCGACCTTACCTCGAAGCAGGCCGGTTCTATCGGCGGCCAGATGGTCAAAAAGATGATCGAGAAGTACGAACAGGATATGAAATAA
- a CDS encoding conserved protein of unknown function (Evidence 4 : Unknown function but conserved in other organisms) gives MTTIFLCGKRSDNAVSDVLAGALRQYGMVQYFNGDVLKRYSEKTEPEFCVYDCEELPKLELPSGILLFKNSFLPTKKPEIPIGFLTVFGSHNSRAASALKGTGLIAVACGTSAKDTLSVASLTDSSACVSLQRSVRTVTGEVLEPRDISIELCRQLGPYSLLATCAVFLLAGVPSDDGYRF, from the coding sequence ATGACAACTATTTTTCTTTGTGGAAAACGAAGCGACAACGCCGTTTCCGACGTGCTGGCCGGCGCTTTGCGGCAGTATGGGATGGTGCAGTATTTCAACGGCGATGTCCTGAAAAGGTATTCGGAAAAAACGGAGCCGGAATTCTGCGTCTATGACTGTGAAGAGCTTCCGAAGCTGGAGCTGCCGTCGGGAATCCTTTTGTTCAAAAACAGCTTTCTGCCGACGAAAAAGCCCGAGATCCCCATAGGCTTCCTCACCGTGTTCGGCTCCCACAACAGCAGGGCGGCTTCGGCGCTGAAAGGGACCGGGCTGATCGCGGTGGCCTGCGGAACCTCAGCCAAGGATACGCTGAGCGTCGCCAGCCTGACGGATTCCTCCGCCTGCGTCAGCCTGCAGAGAAGCGTGCGCACCGTTACGGGCGAAGTGCTGGAGCCGCGCGACATCTCGATTGAGTTGTGCCGGCAGCTGGGCCCGTATTCGCTTTTGGCCACCTGCGCGGTCTTTCTGCTGGCCGGGGTCCCTTCGGATGACGGTTATCGTTTTTAA